tattttgggaATTTAAGgacttaagtatttaatagCAAACAGAttctttcatattataatctatatgttttactgttacaatatattactgttttttatAGAGCTTTATGTTATGAACAAAACCGACAAAACTGAACttcttgttaaaatattttagggaACCAtgtagaatattaaattttttaaactgcCATCTACATTAAACCATAGTGTAgtttgcaaggctgggcaagttaatgattttttttaactcagttaatatacaccaataataaaaagttaaaagttaatacacatgttctgttaactttttattaagttaaaaaagttaatatgttTGCACAAAGCTAGcgtacttaattattttccaaccctaaactaaattatagaccaTTGTGTCTATACTTTATACAgcatttccatataagttaaatttaaacgatataaatgtttaactttaaacaattcacagtaaatattttttgacatgaaaacgaaatagtctgaaatagtgaaatataattaaatgaaaaacaaaataaattaacttaagttacttcttaaatctcaaaatgaaaaattaatttgttaacttcacgttaattaaaaaataaatttagtaagttaacagtcaAGTtgatgaaaagccaaaagtaactagttaagttaaaaagttaaaacaaaataaacttcttaacttaactataactttttaactcgttaatgtccAGCCCttggtaatttgtaataaaatgaattacaaattttaattttaaatcattcacATACTAAagtcttaaaagttaaattataattttttccatattaaGATTGTAGAATCAAACTAAAGATCTATGTCCAGttcagtttaaaatttgaacaatccgtttaaaattcaataaaatccaaacaaaaaaaaagtgggcaagtgggtgtcactctgctgtacagtaggttacaataagGTTACCTATtgttatggatggtgttaaattttaattgaatgatatacctaatatcattgtataggaaAAATGAtactgagcgaagacggtcagacagcctatgatattactaagtatatttgatgatattattgtgaataaagtaatttaaatactgCGTGTAGCGTGTTCACACTATAATTCCTGttcgttatacatttattactcgTAATAACACTTAACACTTAATACTATTTctgtaaaattgttgttttataaaatttgaaaaataatttccggtatttgaattaaaataaaaactgaactaTTCTGAAAATATCTCTGCAGATATCGGTGATTGTTTAATGCTAAAGATGGGGATTTTGAAGAAATTACCTGTATCAACAATATTAGATACGAAGACGTTTATTACTGCAATAATGCAAGGCCGCCCGCAGAAATTTTTCTCggggatgggggggggggggggctttctACCTGAACNNNNNNNNNNNNNNNNNNNNNNNNNNNNNNNNNNNNNNNNNNNNNNNNNNagtggtaaattttattctttttattatagaatagagataaagtagaaaaaaatgtaacaataaattatctgttcaatgaataatatatatttcaaatggaaaaatgcaaatgcaaacaaataaataaataattaataataataataaataaacaaacaaactggTTTCctttgtctccaaaatcaagttagattcttatatatatagataatctgtgatattagtaaaatacacatcatgttatagatatattatttatttagttatttattttatttcagtgtaattcaattataatacaataataacaataataatattaagagttgATACTTATACCAACTGAGCTAAGCTCGTATCTGGTAACGCTATATACCACAAGCTGCGatcctgtaaaatattttgggaATTTAAGgacttaagtatttaatagCAAACAGAttctttcatattataatctatatgttttactgttacaatatattactgttttttatAGAGCTTTATGTTATGAACACAATGATTCTACCGTAACAAAAATCACGGGGAGATTTCACACTCGTTGTCCACCTATTTGCGCCTcgcacaaaaatatttaccgtatagcattttacagggagattttacattttttgtccaCGAATTCTCCACttgcacaaaatatttaataattatttcagttttataatagggtttgttggggaaaaaaaaatttggtgtgTAGttacacggtaaatatttttgagtgtgCAAACTCTCTGTGATTTTAAAACACGGTTAATACTTTGTATAAGCGGAGAATTCGCGgacaaaaaatgtgaaatatccCTGTAAAATGCTATTCGGTGAATATTTTTGTGTGAGGTGCAAATAGGTGGACAACGAATTTGAAATCTCCTCGTCATTTTTGTTACGGTTAAATCAATGTGTTCAAGTGGGACATCCTCGCTTGAACGTTGTGAAGTTACctcggtgaaaaaaaaaacgtactgcgaacatacaaaatatgtatactactCACTTAccataaattctgtttttttacCACGTCGTAAAATGCTTTACAAATTAGGCGTTGCGGGAGGGGGGGAGggacgaatttttttttcgagttgtcttaattgtttttttcgtttttgtgcTGTTCTCCCGCGAATATGGTAGTAACTGCATTTTATTGTATAGGACGTCTTTGATTGTTTTATGCTACTATCAGTTTCGCGGGAATTACACATAAAAAGTTATGAcaacttgaaaaacaaaattgtgaaaACGGAGATACGACTTTCTTCGCTGCGGCGGGagaaatatggtaaatataggtatagctatATACGGTATATTGGTAAGATGATTATGCATAATTTTACAGTTTATGCActgaactataattatatagatacagtGAATTGCGGAATAAAAATACCCAGTAAAAACCTCCGACGAACAATCCCGGAAAATGAACACTTttcattttgagaaaaaaattggGATACATTTTTCCTAAAAAACTACTCAGTAActagttttttttactaaactataatatatcttatcttataaaaaatagtaaatagtaaagtaggtaaaaaaagaatataatattataatagtagaaatCAGTGTTCATTTACAAGAGTGTAATTGGTATTCATTTAATGGACGATTTGTTCATTtactaggaattttttttataattaactttttaaaaacataatttgttttaacataatatgtatgtaacttTTATGTTCCATAACATTTtgatgtataatacaaatataattctcTGTTGCATAGATTTATGTAATTATGCAGTTAAAAGGTTTAAAAATCCTTGGGTGTGTTACTGGCCCTCTTACCCTATGTTGATTTCGATAAAACAGCCAATATCGTTTCTGCAGGAGATTACGTCGGCAATGTCGTGTTAGCTAGTGCTCGAGAGATTCACaacctatagtaatattatgaacctaccaccaccaccacccctATATTGACTATAATTTTGAGACAGATCGAGCGAACTGTACATTATTAGAAAgcgattcaatttttaatagtaggtaaacAATCAATATCTCGAAAagcatcaacatttttaaaatattttatttttataatttgaattctatacaaaacatttttggaaaaaacattatgtttagtttttactttttagtattgCTTAAATTATTAAGTCATGAAGAGCGGTGTGGAGTGACACGGGGATGTACATCCGGTGAAATTTTGTCCACCAAATAGGTAATTCACTCatctaaacattaaatatacctaataataatactaactaACTCTACTTGGTcgatgtaatttttgtatatcaatattgaaaattctcaaaaatatattctgctttggaatctgaaattaaaaacgtatgttGTAAACAACcatattaacgataaaaatattaaattagttgtataatttttctttcaaaaatgttgtctcTCAATACATTTAGGTAGACACCATTGCCAGTATAACTACGGTATCgtgtttattattaggtatacagccatacaggtgaatataatacataataatactctataagtacaaatataaatgcGTGTACCTAACATGTATATAAATTTCTGTTGTTAAGTCagtctatagtctatacgaTGTAccatcataactcataatattataaaacaaaataaaattaattcgaatATGTCTTTTAAGTCCGATCACtaatttacataggtaggtatacatattataatattataacgtgatAGACACgtaataatacgtacctatacctatgatGCGTATGCATATTTTTGACGGTTTTCGCACATTTCGCCGACCAACTAAGGTAAgttgaacaaatataattatatgaccgcggtggaatattattttttacaatatattaatatcgtttaaaatattttaatgtacctatgtaataattattgtataatattaaattatattattaaaacgtgcGCGGTCCGATGCGTCTCGAataggaataaaatatacataaataaatatatatattatgatacatatcaGCTGCAGCGGGTGTAGGTAGGTGGATCGTGGATGGGCATATACTTTCCTCCACGGGCTACACCGGTTCGAGCTTAAATTGTTCGGCGATCTCCTTTAGCgttttgttttcggtttcggGCAGACGAAAGTAGAAGTACACGAGCCCGACGAGCCCCACGCCGCCGAACAGCACGAATGTGTTGTAGAAGCCGATAAACCTCTCCAGGTCCATGTAAAACTTGGTCATGAAGAAGCTGAGGAAGAAATACACCGCGGAACATATGCTGCAACCCAGGTTTTTACTcctggaataaaaaaaaaaaaatgcaaaacacGCATTCGTCAAGtatatattatcgttataaaaTGGTCCACGAATATATGAGGTTCGAGCTGAAAGCTGCGAATTCGGCGTTTCGtggttttaaaatctatttagttatattggtttcgtagaaatatttGAACGAGTCAATGGATGAAAGTGTTgactaacatttttgaaattgttcaagtTAACATACACTACCGCTTTTATATCCACTACAAATAATGATCACTTCTTCTCACAACACGCAGGTAACCGCAACTATTATTGGTAACCACTAAATAAACCCTTATCAAATTgtgatataatgtttttaacattataacaccCTTTTGCAtgcaataaaatgcatttttgaaaaaatgtcagTTAACACCTTCATCCACTGACCTCTTCGTTTATTTCATGCATACGGATATCagaattgattaattattatattccgtatatCCGGGAAATTACCTATCTgcattagttataagttataacctattatcaatacatttaataagcattaacactattctaaataacgataaacgcaaaaattgtataacgtttcaattgtaaataacataaaacgaacatttttttccatCATAAGCCCTGGCCTGCAGTCATCTGTGGCCTCGCGGTGGAAAATTTTAGAAACTTAAATGGTGCGCTCGCAGGTTaccaattattgtttttatatttataactcaagTAGCATTGTGTACTGCAGTGTACACGacgtgtgtaatatattattagtattgtatGCGTACTTCATCGGGAAAACTTCGCTCATGAGGATCCATCCAATCGGCATTACGCCCAGCGACGAGGATACCGTTGACCCAAAGAACAGTGCCAATTTCACCCAGGACGTGTATTCGGCGTCGGCGTAAAACTGTCCGATGAAACCGATGAGTAAGTACGATATTGAGCAGAAGGTTATGGTCGACAGCACAAGGCATCTTTTGCCCAGTCGGTGTACCAATAGGATGGTAAACACGTTGCCGATGATGCTGAATCCGGGGTAGGCGGACTGTACCGGaccgaaaataatatatagaggtAAGTGTAATAGACAAAATTACAACAAcatcgttaaaaaataataacaacaataataatgacaatataatagttATGGGTCTAAGACTTATCTGAAATGTGGAATTcgtgataaaagtataattgtTAACAAATGTAAACCACAGTTATTGTTAGATACttgaatgaaaatgaaaattattagtgGCGAAGCATCATTGGAGACAATGAGACAACCACTTAGAAAATGGTCAAATACctaatttggttttattatatttaaataaaatattttttttttttttacaaattgtaatgtataaaatggtTTAAGTTGTGGTTCCTAACTCCCATGCCTTGGAGCGCGCCTAGTTGCCTAACTTGTAAAATGTTAGGCACGTGCACGAGAATTTTAAGAAGATGCTATTATACATCCAAATGTGTAGTCGTCTCCGTtctataaatttacaatatagcAAATTTGTGTCAATCAGAATCCATTATGTGTCATAATTTGAATAGTATAGTGAATAGGTAGTGAGcgatttttacatttaaaagtaaaactatTATCTAGGACATCTACCATagacttttattgatatttaaattttaaagtgagttataccactaataatatattaatacattataaaatcaatagttataccaatgatttatcatgtgaagtattacaattttgaaatgagcatataaatcgttttataatttaaatatcaataaaatcctaCGAGTTtccctgtataatatttttccttttaaattTGACGACAGGTAAACACTAAATTAACGACAATAATTGGATTCTTCTGAACGTAAGTGTTGTATGTTTGTAACACGATGACAAACCATACTGATTTAACGTCATCTTGACAGGGGTAGTGAATGGCGATGATCTGGAgtaaatacacatatttttcattattatatggtcatattaataatttagacaaatataatataaatcatttttaacctatttaattaatattatgttaggcaCCTACTCATACTTATGGGATGCGtagggtattttttttatttatagggaGGCATGAACGAAAACAATTTGGGTAAATAAGAATGAACCACTTATATATATGGATAGAATATACGGTCATAGGGAATGacttacttattacttaccatTGCCCATGCAGGTTCTACTTGTGTTTTGAACGATTTGAATACATGCATCAGATACGGGGCGTACGGTACGCCGGACATGATGTTTGAGAAGAATATGTAGATTAACATGAGCTTGAGCGGATTCCGCAGTCCCGGATGTGAAAAGCTACACAGAGCCGAAGattgtttttgttttgcttCTTCTGCGAAAAATATTGACgaaacattattgtattatattctgaAAACATGCATAAGTATATAGGTGAATTATTGGACTGAAAAGGATGCATTGAAAAATGCATGTGATCATCAGCGTTGCACCCCAAATAGTAGTACGTTTATTAAGTGGACGGAAAAGTGAGCTCTtcgttatcagttatcacctaCTTCCCCGTCAAACGcctaaattcaatttatactAACTTAATCATTATGTAGCTGTATGTGGAGCAAAATCTTTCTCGTAGTTTAAGTATCTCCAGCTAGGGTGATAAATGTCCTATAAGTAGATCAGTAAGTTATAAAATCTCCCTGcccataaaaaacaattgagcCATGAATCCGCCACTACAGGTGAATAATCGATAAAGATAATATACGAGTTTCTCATACCTCATTACTGCTCAGCTTCGGGATCCCACAGGTGCAGTcttgtaaaagatactttttaaaagtattcaaatacagaTACAGATACGtcttattttgaaaagtatttaaaatacgtatttgaataattggtaaaaataaagtatCTGTGTACCTAGatacattcaaattttttataaatatttttttaccttataaattaagtatctaTTGAACCGATTTTCATGTTTAACGTTGATCTTATAGAACATTTTTACACCGTGTATTAGATTGAAAATggtccaaaaatatattattatgaattttctaatttttattttatatggttaaaattaaaatataaattatatttaactaaaaagaATGAGTATTTGACTTAAATACAGATACTttgataaagtatttaaaatactttgtgcaattttttctaaaatatttaggtatacgtgtatttgaataggtacttaaaaagtatttgaatacttttactcaagttAGTACTTTACAAGTTACTGTCGGGGATagatgtatcataatatatgtataaggtacctatatattcataTGATATGAGCAAATTATTATTGAGACCCTTATAAGAACAAGGGTACAATTTCAACTTTCACTATTTTCAAGAGACAAAGTGacttatttgtgtttttatttttttgatatcatgaATTCTAATGAaggtattcattaatttaaaattcactaggtattcatataattttcaaacttaaataactttttttatattaattatgtcaataaaataaaaacgctacaacacagaaaatattatcttctgtatcatgtatacattttgtttctcGATATGTTAATCGACCaatgataatatagtatttacccGATTTGGCTGATAGAGATACGTATTGAACCATTTCCTGAAATTCCGTGGCGCATTTTTCTTCACTCACACATCCCCGGAGCTTCATTAAAACCTTTCTGGCCTTGTCCGTCTTCCCTTTAGACAACAGCCACATCGGCGAGTCGGGAGTCtgcgaaaaatatataatatacgacccGCTGTTAATGTTATCGGTTGCCCATTTAAGTGTGATCAgctgtaggtaataggtacataatctatctatatgtaaaagacaaaaaatgtttgcaacAGACTGTGTCCTTATGCATTCCTTAAGTGTTCATTCGATTacgatgaaatttggtacagacctcgggtaagaatattattattattattaatgcgaaAAGCCTGTCtattttagtacagaatgtATCGAGTTTGAATCACGGTTTAGGTGGACTAATTGTTTGcactttttgatattttagagttaaattatacacttaagtACGCACCACGCGGAGTTCGCGATCTAACTCAGGTAgtttgcctacctgataataatacTGCTCGTATAATCACAAAAACCTACCAATAGCGACGCATTTCTGTgtcttctaatattataaacgaggAGATCCATGTAACGGAAGACACGCTCTCGTGTTTCTCAGGTTACAATTAGTGTCGAATTAatcgttcatattattttattaatatcattatccACGCCACAAATTTCGTACTACGCACAAACATATTAAAAGCgaaatttgttgaaaaataattcggaTTGTTgcataaaatgaaaatagtggaacaataaaattatatcaaacgtATTAAAAATTAGGTTTCCTGCAGTAGGAGCTTTTGTCTAGATTAgagtagtttaaaaaaatatatatgtgtatgcaTTATGCAAtggaatattgttttagaaaaatgaaGAGTTAGTGAAATATTGACAAACGAATTTTGTTCCATTTTTGAGAATAgtgagaaaaaaaactattgaaaccATATGGAAGAAAGGAACAGGTGTTTTTTACGTGGACGACAGCGACTCACCAGTGACAGTGTGACCATGTTGGCCAGGGGCACGGCAACAGTGATAATCAACGACTGTTTCCAGCTCTTAGTGATCGCGTATGTGGTGGAGACGAAAAAGAATCCAACGAAGTAGAACACGTTCAGGGCAGACGTCAACGATCCTCGAAGCTTTGGCTCGCACACCTCACCGCTGTACGATATGCTCAGGCCGGTGGCGAAACCCGTGCTCAGACCCATCAGCATTGAGCACGCGTACAGGGTGCTCACAGTGATCGGGAAAAGGACCACGACCATCACGGCCGACAGCTGGATTAGATTGGTGAGCGCCATGCACGCCCTGTGGCCAAGCCGTACCTGAACAAGCGACAGGAACAGACTGCCAATGGGTGGTGATAAGTACACCAGACTTCCTATggaaatacacaataatataataaataatacatacaggtataatgatatagtataatatcgtcataatacattataatattgttgttaggtatactaaattaggtatacctaatgcAACACTTTGTATACACCAGGTGATTCATTTACCTAATGTAAAACATTCTTCATTTCAAAGAacacgtgtttttaaatataaattgaagtCGTCGCAAAAccattaatttttagaaaacaaaattatattttttacaatttcaatggttatcattttttatgtttttacttctTTTAAAGACAGGTTACagatttaattgtatattccaaagcagattattattcagaataattttcaatataaaaatcaaactttgccctgtagttaattaattataagtatttaaagtttagataagtTAAGGTGAAGTGTACCAACTTTTTTTGGCGCATCCCTATGCCATTCttaaacattaaatagttataacttaaaaactacttgtatgatatttttatatatcgaGTTATAGTTGGTACGTATCGACTTAAAATtacctatgaaaaaaaaaatattttcaaatacgtcaatcattttttttaaat
This portion of the Acyrthosiphon pisum isolate AL4f chromosome A1, pea_aphid_22Mar2018_4r6ur, whole genome shotgun sequence genome encodes:
- the LOC100575560 gene encoding facilitated trehalose transporter Tret1, giving the protein MKQGVDFGYGIKSTLVQCLVLTTTYFLNVQQGIDVMMPTIIIGALEYNRGDNYVPGITIEQISWIGSLVYLSPPIGSLFLSLVQVRLGHRACMALTNLIQLSAVMVVVLFPITVSTLYACSMLMGLSTGFATGLSISYSGEVCEPKLRGSLTSALNVFYFVGFFFVSTTYAITKSWKQSLIITVAVPLANMVTLSLTPDSPMWLLSKGKTDKARKVLMKLRGCVSEEKCATEFQEMVQYVSLSAKSEEAKQKQSSALCSFSHPGLRNPLKLMLIYIFFSNIMSGVPYAPYLMHVFKSFKTQVEPAWAMSAYPGFSIIGNVFTILLVHRLGKRCLVLSTITFCSISYLLIGFIGQFYADAEYTSWVKLALFFGSTVSSSLGVMPIGWILMSEVFPMKSKNLGCSICSAVYFFLSFFMTKFYMDLERFIGFYNTFVLFGGVGLVGLVYFYFRLPETENKTLKEIAEQFKLEPV